Proteins found in one Thermus islandicus DSM 21543 genomic segment:
- the truD gene encoding tRNA pseudouridine(13) synthase TruD, whose translation MDLIYRPERYPFLTQDLPGVGGEIRVEPEDFQVEEIPAYLPKGEGEHLYLFLEKEGRTTREVVEFLRDEVGVPEKEIGVAGLKDKHARTRQWLSLPRRYEDALCLLENLKGVRLLEAHLHPHKLRTGHLKGNRFRVLIRNPKGGLPEAEAVLRRLAEKGVPNYYGPQRFGLGGLNPVRGYRLVKEGKGRGTPWLKRFLIGSLQSLLFNDWVALRLERGLYDRVVPGDWAKKHDTGGEFLVEDPKEAERALRLEISATGPLFGKKYPEAQGEARALEDEVLAQYDLRREEFRARKGARRPVRVPLKEWQVEEAKEGLWLSFSLPKGSYATSLLREVMKKEVDTPKEAEEEA comes from the coding sequence ATGGACCTCATCTACCGCCCTGAGCGCTACCCCTTTCTTACCCAGGACCTCCCCGGGGTAGGCGGGGAGATCCGGGTGGAGCCCGAGGACTTCCAGGTGGAGGAGATCCCCGCCTACCTCCCCAAGGGGGAGGGGGAGCACCTCTACCTCTTCCTGGAGAAGGAGGGGCGCACCACCCGGGAGGTGGTGGAGTTCCTGCGGGACGAAGTGGGGGTACCCGAGAAGGAGATCGGGGTGGCGGGCCTCAAGGACAAGCACGCCCGCACCCGCCAGTGGCTCTCCCTCCCCAGGCGGTACGAGGACGCCCTCTGCCTTTTGGAGAACCTAAAGGGGGTGAGGCTTCTTGAGGCCCACCTCCACCCCCATAAGCTCAGGACCGGGCACCTCAAGGGAAACCGCTTCCGCGTCCTCATCCGTAATCCCAAGGGGGGCCTCCCCGAGGCGGAGGCGGTCCTTAGGCGCCTCGCGGAGAAGGGCGTCCCCAACTACTACGGCCCCCAGCGCTTCGGCCTGGGCGGCCTCAACCCGGTCCGGGGCTACCGGTTGGTGAAGGAGGGGAAGGGCCGGGGGACCCCCTGGCTCAAGCGCTTCCTCATCGGAAGCCTCCAGAGCCTCCTCTTCAACGACTGGGTGGCCCTGAGGCTGGAGCGGGGCCTCTACGACCGGGTGGTCCCCGGGGACTGGGCCAAGAAGCACGACACCGGGGGGGAGTTCCTGGTGGAAGACCCGAAGGAGGCGGAGCGCGCCCTAAGGCTTGAGATCAGCGCCACCGGCCCCCTCTTCGGCAAGAAGTACCCCGAGGCCCAAGGGGAGGCGAGGGCCCTGGAGGACGAGGTCCTCGCCCAATACGACCTCAGGCGGGAGGAGTTTAGGGCGCGCAAGGGCGCAAGGCGGCCGGTAAGGGTGCCCCTTAAGGAGTGGCAGGTGGAGGAGGCCAAAGAGGGCCTCTGGCTAAGCTTCTCCCTTCCCAAGGGGAGCTACGCCACCAGCCTCCTCCGGGAGGTGATGAAGAAAGAGGTGGACACGCCCAAGGAGGCGGAGGAGGAGGCCTAG
- a CDS encoding alpha/beta fold hydrolase, with protein MGEIRLFPGLLAPPAGLEFLQGLPAEEGLHLVAFAEGALDALKVAFREEARSLVLLSPVLFRDALLSARLSALRFGLEQGGVEGFARVGRALFFGALSAGSEEVYEAWKEGLSEAGLWQWLGRLEALEDERRWLRGTRARVLVVQGALDAFTPPLHGAKVADFAKGEALRFAVDEAGHLVPWEAPAEVLDLVGGFLLGEGFRGA; from the coding sequence GTGGGGGAGATCCGGCTCTTCCCCGGCCTTTTGGCCCCTCCGGCGGGCCTGGAGTTCTTGCAAGGCCTTCCTGCGGAGGAGGGCCTCCACCTCGTCGCCTTCGCCGAGGGGGCCCTGGACGCCCTAAAGGTGGCCTTCCGCGAGGAGGCGAGAAGCCTCGTCCTCCTCTCCCCGGTCCTTTTCCGGGACGCGTTGCTTTCCGCCCGGCTTTCCGCCCTCCGCTTCGGCCTGGAGCAAGGCGGGGTGGAGGGGTTCGCCCGGGTGGGCCGGGCCCTCTTCTTCGGGGCCTTAAGCGCGGGGAGCGAGGAGGTCTACGAGGCCTGGAAGGAGGGCCTGAGCGAGGCGGGGCTTTGGCAGTGGCTTGGGCGCCTCGAGGCCCTGGAGGATGAGAGGCGCTGGCTGCGGGGCACGAGGGCCCGGGTCCTCGTGGTCCAGGGGGCCCTGGACGCCTTCACGCCCCCCCTTCACGGGGCCAAGGTGGCCGACTTCGCCAAGGGGGAGGCCCTCCGCTTCGCGGTGGACGAGGCAGGGCACCTGGTGCCCTGGGAGGCGCCGGCAGAGGTCTTGGACCTCGTGGGGGGCTTCCTCCTCGGGGAGGGGTTTCGCGGGGCCTAG